The region AGCGAAAGAGTTTGGGTAAAATACCCAGCGGGGTCGTCTCCCCGACCTCCGCCGTTCACCGAGGCCTCCACCCGCCATCCTCCCCTCCACATGCGTCGTGACCAGCTCCCGAAGGGCACGCGTCTTGACCTGGGCCACAAGTGTGCTGGAGGCCCAGCACCACCCCCTAGGCCGCGCCTTGGGCAGGGTAACCGTGGCCGCGGCGAGCGCTCCCTCACCCAGGCCGGCTGCGAGGCTGGGCCGCTCGCTACCCCTATTCCGCAGACAGCAGCGCGCCGACACCTCTCCCGCAGAGGAAGAAGCCGGTAACCTGACTGTGGCGGCACTAGGCCTTTCGGCACGGCGCCCCACACGCCTGGCTGGCAGATGGGATCGCAGAGCTCACCCTAAGCTCCCCACCCCAGTCTCCGAGTCCCACAGCGCGCGGATGTCGGCCGATTCCCCGTCCCTCACCATGGCTGCTTTAgacaccgccgccgccgccgcctggtccgagaagaaaagggaggggcTGACGTCTGCAACTACTTCCGGGTGGCGGCGGGCGCAGCCAATGGCGTCGCAGTGGGGAGCCCCGGCTCCGCCCTTCCAAGCCCCGCCCCGAGGGGCTGGAGCCCTGCCCCTGTACCCTCGTTGTCCTCCCTCATCCGAGATTAATTAGGTTCGCACCGCAACCTGAGCGGCACTCTTGGGGAAACCAAGACCCGGGGTGGGCGGCAGCTTACCGGAGATAGCATTGCGAGGCCTCCAATTCTTCCATTCAGTCATTTATTCgttctttcactcattcattcggTAAACCGTTGCAGCTTGCCCAGTCTGCGCAGTTCTTGCTCTGGGCGCCAGTTTTTTGGAGGTGGAGGGGGTGAGGGTTAAGGGTTTTCAAAGATGAACTAACACGGCTCCTGCTTGGGGGGAATTTGAAGTCGAGGGGGAAGGTGAGGGGTCACACTGCTATAATTCAACCGATAGATGCTCTAGTGGAGGCAGCATGTGGCTGGGGGAAGAGTTTTCAAGGCCTTTTTTCAGTGAACCCGACCCGATTTCAAATTCTTATTCTATTGCCTGGTGCTAGCTGAGACTCTTGGCAaatcccttcccttctctgggtctcagcttTTTCACTTGTGAAATTGGGTATTTATGAGGATTaggaagataaaattttaaaattctatcgCCCTGGCTGGAATGGAGGTTCATGGTCATAAGCAGGGACATTATTTCATTCATCAATTTATTTGGGGGCTAGTTCCTTACTTGTAAAATAGGCATGTCTAGTTCAATGTTCCTTCTGACCAGGACGTTCTGGGGATATGAATTTCTGCTCTCTTGTTGCCTGCCTGGGTCACAGCGATTTCTTCTAAGGTATGGAGTTGAAAGGCAGGTAGATTTTGCCTGTTTCCAGGACCCCCGAGAATTTTATTCATCACCTATTTCCCACTGTAGGAGTCTGAATCTTTAGAACCCAAGATTAGGTAGCATCATAGTATGGCAACATTTTTTGGATCTGTGACAGAGTTCAGTGAAtattcaaaacaataaaaatgagtCATATTTCATTAACTACTGACCTTTATTAAGAAGAGTACTAttatatgaaaacaaaaaccCAGTTTAGTCTAAGGCTAAAGCCCATTACCAGAACGCCTCAAGCAACAGCCCTGACACCTAATCCTGGCACCTCAGAGTCGTCAGTCCTTGACTCTGATTTACCTCCCCTCACCTTCATCTTTATTCATCCCAGACTCCGGGGACTTGTCTACCAGGATTTGTCTCTCCAACCAGAGCCGAATGCTCAGCCCCCTGGACCTCGCCTTACGCCAGCATGGTGGCTACGAGGTCATCTTTCTTTCCCCATCCCCCATATGCCAGGGACAAGATGACCGCTACACACGAGGGGCCGCCGCACCCTCAAGTCCAAATGTCTTGTCTGCACACTGGATACACTttactgaaacatttttaaattctccCAGTCCGTTAACTATAGGATCACTGTGTACAATACAGAGGCAGCCTCCTTCCGAGCTCAGTGTGGTAACGTTCCAAGCTCCTAAGATCCGAGACGCAGGCTCCCCCTGCACTCGTCCCTCCCGGAGCCGAAGAACATGTACTCATTCCTCAGGCCTCAGCTCGAAGGTTTCTTCCCAAGAAATCTGCCGGGCACTCGAAAGGCAGAGCCGGGCGCCTTCTTCTGGGGGGCCCGTGCCCTCAGTGATGACCCCCGGAGTCCGCGGCTGTGCCCGCGCCGGCCCCGGGCTCCTCGGATGCAGGAGGGAAAGCCGAAAAACGAGCGCAGTTATGGTGCCACGATGCTGAGCCCGTGTGGGGAAGGCACTCCTGCTCCTCAGACGGGAACACTGAGGGTCCTTGGAGATGGTAGGTAGGCAtggagtgggagtgggagtgggagagGGGACCACCAGAAAATCTCGCGGGTTTCCAGCCTCTCCCCCGTCAGGCTCCGCCTCGCGGAGCACTTCCGGTTCCGGCGTGGTCCGGAAGTGGGCGGGCGGCGGCTGCGCgcggaggaggtggaggaggtgcCGGGCGGCCGCTTCCCGCCCCCGAGCCGGTGCTGAGCGGAGTGGAGCCGGCTGAGCGGGTGCCGAGCCCCCGCCATGGCCCGGAACACGCTGTCCTCGCGCTTCCGTCGGGTGGACATCGATGAGTTTGATGAGAACAAATTCGTGGATGAgcaggaggaggcggcggcggcggcggccgagcCAGGCCCGGACCCTAGCGAGGTGGACGGGCTCCTGCGGCAATATCCTTACCTGGCTTTCCTCATCCCCGGCTTCGGTCTCTCAGGCCGGCCTCCCCATTCCTCTTACTCCCGGCCCCTTCAGGTCAGTCTCCCGCTTCCTTTCCGATCCTGCTTCCCCTGACCAGGGTTTCCTCAGTCCGGGTGTCCCCCCTTGCCCCGACCCGGCCTCCCCTCTCCCCGTGTCCCCGGCCGCGGGCCCCGGAACCTCCCTCAGCAGCGCAGCCCCACGCGGCCCTAGCCCCTGGTGGACCGGCTCGCTCCGAGGCTCCAGGAGCATGCCGGACGCGCCTCCGCCCCTCACGCCCCTCACTCTCGCGCAAGgcctcttctttcttctcctggcGCCCCTGTCTCCTCAGGTTGTCTGTGAGCGCCCCATCACTCCATCCCTCCCTTGCAGGAAATGGGGCCATTCCTGGGCTTGATTCGCGGGAGGGGCCGAGGTGAGCCACCGCTGAGTGACTGAGCAGCCAGGGCGGCTCCCGGGCACAATCCACTCGAGCCGGATTGCAGCACCACATGAAAATAGGTGGGCGGACGGCTGCGTGGAAGAAAGGACCCAAGTGGGAGCGAAGGCTGCAGCCTTAGCCCAAACCGCAGATTGGAGATTATGCATCTCGGTGCATCTCCCACCCCAGAACCAACCTGACCCTCTACCTTAATGCCATTCTTTCTCCCCTGTTCTGTTTCCTACTAACATCTTGGGCTTTGGACCTTGATGGTCTCAGCCATGTTCAACAAGTGAGTTTTGGCCTCCCTCCCCCCAATAGCCTTCCTGCTCAGGAAAACAGTTGGAAAAACTAGTAGTTCAGAGCTAAGAAAAACCAGAcagcataaaatgaaatatagaaaGAGAGCCCACAACTGGAAATGACTATTCTTGTGGTCACAGAAAACAAGCATTTAGAAAACAAGATTAAAAATAGAGGTGATTGTCACAGCTTGCTTGGTCCTTTAGCAGTTTGAGTACAGGAAGCTGACTTATTCTCACAGGAAGAATTTTTCTTTATTCAAATGGTATTACAGGAAATGCTGCCCCTCCCCTGCACTTGCCAGGGCTCATGCTGTATATAAATCAGGTTCTGGGTGTTTAATCAGTTGACTCAGCTTGGGTTGGGAAGTCAGACGCATTGACTGCCTTTGGGAGGAGTCCTCCAGTGGTACTCCTCTGTGCTTTAAAACAGAAACCTTAAGACTTTGAacaagaatgtgttttaaaaggtGGGGATTCAAACTTGTATTCCTGCCCCACCAGAATCACCCCCGACTGGTCAAATGGAGTCATTGAGAAGGTTGGTTCTGCAGCCAGGTGCAGGATCTGGCTTATGAACAGGCAGTGCCAGAAGGGCCCAGGGGTCAGGCCTGTGGCTCAGAACCATCCACAGAAGGGGAGAACAAGGTCTGGTCATCTGCTGTCTTGGTCTTGGCGCTGCAGGGACTTGCTGAAGGTCATCTTTTGGCACACCCCTAACTAGTGAGAGCCTCCTTGAGGCTGCTTGGAGGCCTACATTTAGCACTTCCAGGGGATGGTGGTTTCTGCACTAATGGCAGTGTCAGAAACCTTGTTAGCACAGAGAGTGTATCTCTTGGGATTGGGGAAAAGGGACCTTAGCCGACCATAACTGAAATCCTGGcaaatggagggaggaagggagggggaaggaacTATTTACTGAGTCTGTCATGTGCTAAGGGATTTAGATTAGATCATTGAATTTAAACTTCCTAACAGGTTTCTAGTAGCCTTAGGACAGAGGTGAGGAGTAGGGATGGGGTTGATTGATTGTAGTGGGGTAATGTAGAGAGGAGGCAGACATATTGCTTGTATAGGGAAGCAAGTCAGTGGAAAATTACGCGGATGAATTGGAAAGAATGTGGGTTGTGCATCCATGCAGACCCGGCTCTGTCATGctgtagctgtgtgaccttgagtaggTCACAtaccctctctgaacctcagcagCATCCTCTGTTAAAAGGAGAGCCATGCTGACCTTCCAGGTTCCACAGGAGCATCACTGGACCATATCTTAAAAGGCTTCAGCATAGTGCTGGGTACACAGCAAGTGTCCTGGACATATAGCTTGAGTCTGTGGCTAGAGTAGCAGGGGACTGAAAAAGCTTGGCTTTCGAGTCAGCCATACTTGAATTTAAAGGCTAGCTGGACAGCttagctctgtgatcttgggcaggtcaTTTCTTTCCTCGTAGCTACAAATTTCAGTGCCTTTAAAGTGAGACTGATTCTTCTCCCTATCTaagttccttttcttcctcactaAAGTGCCTCTGGTCCTTTGGGGCAGGGATTTGTCCAGAGCAGTGGTTTTGAGTGGTCTTGCACTCTCTCTTCCCCCTGAGGAAAttgggcaatgtctggagacattttgattGTCAACTTGGGGAATGCTACTGCGATATAGTGGGTAGAGGCTGGGATGCTGGTAAATACAGTACACAGGACAGAGCCCCACATCAACCATCTGGTCTAAAATGTAAGTAGTGCCAGGATTGACAAACCCTGACCTAGAGGAGACGAGGGGCCAGGCAGGGTTCCCCATCTCCACAGCTTGTTCTCTCGGAAGGCCCAAAGCCAGCTGATGTAGAGGCCAGCCTGGTACATGGTGTGCCCTCTGTGTCCCCCAGATCTCCCAGCTCTGAAGGCCCCTCACCCATCAGCACCTCTAGTGAATGCTTGATTGGTAGACTGGCATGTGGAGAGGTTACTAAAGCAGTGTCACCCTCCCCTTCCTGGTCCATCTTCTGAGTGATACTGTTGACCAAACATGCTGGTTAGTGGAGAGTGCCAGGCTGCATTTCCTTGTAAGCCTCTGGGACTCTGCTTATTGCTCTGGGACACCAAATTAGAAAAGAGTTCTGAGGTAGAAGTTATTAGTGGCTGGTATCAACTGGGCTTCTCCTGACTGGGAAAAGGACTTCCAAAGCTGATCCATACAGGGAGCTGGGTCAGAGCCCAGCAGGGGCTAGGGATCGGCAGGAGTGGCTCCCCGGGCGGCATGGGCCCAGCTGTCAAGATGGAGCCCACACTGGGGAAGAAAGGACTCAGCTTTGCTCTGGAGGCTTTGTCTGTTCACACGTGGGTATCGCTGCATGAACAGGAGTAGAGACCTGATTGGGCAGAAGCCATTTCTTGTTCTATTTTTGAAGCTTTTTGGCTGAAGCCAGTATTtcaggtgaggaaatgaaagttgGCTGATGTAATTCAGTTTAAAATAGGTGTCACCTTTGGGGACCTAGCCCAGATTGTAATTTTCTTCTGAGTGCTGGGGATTCAGAACTCAGCAAAGAGTACGTCAGGATTGCAACTAAAGTTTGTAGAATTGGCAGGGGATGATGAGCTCATTTTGTTGACAAAAGGTTCTAGACTAAAAGCTCCCTTCTTGCAGCAGTTGGGAACCTTGCTCACCTGATCAGGTTTTAGAAGATAGATGTTTTAGCACATCatctcaactttttaaaatagtttaattgATACAAAGCATTGGATCAAGAGGAGATTACCATTCGTGCTTTTGCTCTTTTGAGAATGATAACTTCACATGTTGTTAGGGTACAGGAAGGCAGGTACAGTGCCCAGGGCTGAGCAGGTGCAAGTGAGCTCAGTCAGTTTGCTGCAAGTTACCTGTGGGGGCAGTTGCTTTGTTACCACCTTCCGGGGCAGCAGTGATCCAGCCTGCTTTGCAGGGGGAGGCTTAAGGGGCACAGAAGGCAGGACTTGCAGGATTGGCAGGGGTGCCCACCACCTCCCATGTGTCTCAGGAAAACTACAGGCTACCCTCTAAACAAGCAGTGCCCACCTGCAAGCTGTAGTGGGAGGTGGGTGGACGTGGGTACTAAGCCATCTGAGTACTCTCTTGAGCTGATTTTTAAATTAGTCATGAATAAAAGCGTGGACCTGCTTGAGCCCAGCCATCCTTAACTGGTGGTGATGCACAGGGGACATGCTTCGGGCATTTCATGCAGCCTTGCGGAACTCGCCTGTCAACACCAAGAATCAAGCTGTGAAGGTAAAGAGGGTCACGCTGCAGCTCTGCTGGGTGGTGGGACCATGGCTGTGGTTGTCTGTGTCCCCAGCTGAACGTGAGCTCTCTGGGGCTCTGGACCGTGTCTGTTTCATCTCCGTGTCATCAGTGACTCTCTACCAAGGGAGTGTCTGCTGGGCAGTGCTTCCCTGGAAGCCACCTAGCATTCCTGCCATCAAAGCTGTCAGTGTTTGTAATAGAAGCTCCCCGAGGCTCTTCTCCTCAGGGCCTTACGGGTGTGAAGTGAGCTGGACCTTGCTCATTAGCAAACAAGTAAGCTTGCCAGGTGGGGTTTACAGTGGCTACGCTTTATAGGCTATTCAATAAGCCTCACTTGCATAATGATTTTCAGTGCTTCTAAGAGTTCCTGCCTGAAAAAGAAGGTAGAATTGTGCTTGCTGCCTCCCTTAGGCTGTCTAAAGTTTCCGTGCTGATGCTGTCTAAAGTTTGGTCCAGGGAAAGGGGTCTCTGAAGCAGGGTCTTTGCAATTTTGTGGCAGCATCTTGATGTAATCACAACCGCACTTCTGTAAGGTGGAGGGAGCGGCCTCTCTGTTCGTGGGTGTGAAAGCGAGGGAAGCTGCAGCCAAGTAAACCTGCTTTTCTAAAAAACAGATCTCCACGGTTGTGATCCTACAGAGTCTAAGGCCTTGCTGGTGTTACCACAAATAGTGATGCTTCTCCCTTGGAAAACACTTATTTCTTCCAAAATGAATGGAAAAGCTTAGTTGGCATAAAAAGGGATATGTTGAAATTTAAATCAAATAatttcagccttttttttttttttaacccttctAGTGTTAGAAATTGGGCAGTGTTTCTAATGAGTTCTGACCCCTTGTTCTGGTTTGGTATTTGTGTGCCTTCACTGTGGCTCTGGGcctcattccctttctcttttcctctgtagGAACGAGCCCAGGGTGTGGTGCTGAAAGTACTTACAAATTTTAAGAGCAGTGAAATTGAGCAGGCTGTGCAGTCACTGGACAGAAATGGCATTGACTTGCTAATGAAGTACATTTATAAAGGGTTTGAGAAGCCCACAGAAAATAGCAGCGCAGTGTTACTCCAGTGGCATGAAAAGGTATGTGAACACATTGCCCACTCAGGCAGCACACTGACTCACTCCAACCCCAGGGTTCAAATCAACAGGCCAGATTTTCCAGAACATAGGACAGTCTGATAGGCATATGAGAATAAGGGGCCACGCTTAAAGCAACTTGGGACACCTGATCACTTACCTCTCCCAAGGAAGCAGCTGGTAGAGGTTTGCGATGCGATCTCTAGTAATCACAGTTGCTTTAGTTCTCAATTTATGCCAGGCAGGTCATGGGGCAGGTGAGTTGGCACAGCAGGGTAGATGGGTAGTCCCAGGTGGGAGGAAGGCAGGCTTGCTGGTGGCTGGGGCTTCATA is a window of Manis pentadactyla isolate mManPen7 chromosome 3, mManPen7.hap1, whole genome shotgun sequence DNA encoding:
- the ARPC5L gene encoding actin-related protein 2/3 complex subunit 5-like protein, translating into MARNTLSSRFRRVDIDEFDENKFVDEQEEAAAAAAEPGPDPSEVDGLLRQGDMLRAFHAALRNSPVNTKNQAVKERAQGVVLKVLTNFKSSEIEQAVQSLDRNGIDLLMKYIYKGFEKPTENSSAVLLQWHEKALAVGGLGSIIRVLTARKTV